A genomic window from Triticum urartu cultivar G1812 chromosome 7, Tu2.1, whole genome shotgun sequence includes:
- the LOC125521179 gene encoding uncharacterized protein LOC125521179 isoform X2 — MAKKGAGGEESVVVPGQTEEAKQGPPRKRNPCPGIRCVGGRIYDPENGKTCHQCRQKTMDFSVACTQPRKKGLCPIHFCHKCLLNRYGENAEDMTKEAGWTCPKCRGICNCSFCRKKKGETPTGILAHAAKASGHSSVHDLLIKGSDMVVAAQTLSSLPKKIKKEHKEGNIKKVPGTGDATDGLLTEGDENTNTDLNAFPSVPTNKELKKIKKERKKGNIKKALGTDDGTDGLLAEGGENARTDLNAVPSVHTDKELKKIKKERKKGNIKRALGTDDGTDGLLAQGDDNTGTDLNALPPVPISKKLKKGNHMVNDMTADEKCPVEIKGELHIRNESTDVPETKIELPIGTPVTDIAGAELEVDDVGSALQFHEFCRTFAEVLKIRKGQPEKILQVITGGGRIGREVPSVVADLHISLLSVIQEDREENPSDYSRNGDAWIIDTGKYISESTVISKELPLDCLSQGVLGYKKLSPSLKLHVLNFLCDEALSTTTLKNWVLKQHESATERKVAAREKFRAVKEKEKELKEKLTIKMAKPRFLRNGAEINSLVSQIKEAYEDKKAVIDEEKLGGLVRKKPVRIDEGVAYWKLDGYCDKTAIMRQEFDATENTDKWFMFTEEEEKVIKGHVAPRPQLKRKNKKHTLAGHNALPISSSMKTQTPVSAV, encoded by the exons ATGGCCAAGAAAGGCGCCGGCGGTGAGGAGAGCGTGGTCGTGCCGGGGCAGACGGAGGAGGCCAAGCAAGGCCCTCCCCGGAAGCGCAACCCGTGCCCCGGAATCCGCTGCGTCGGCGGCCGGATCTATGACCCGGAGAACGGGAAGACCTGCCACCAG TGTCGCCAGAAGACGATGGACTTCTCGGTGGCTTGCACGCAGCCCCGGAAGAAGGGGCTTTGTCCAATCCACTTCTGCCACAAGTGCCTCCTCAACAG GTATGGTGAGAACGCCGAGGATATGACCAAGGAGGCGGGCTGGACCTGCCCCAAATGCAGGGGCATCTGCAACTGCAGCTTCTGCAG AAAGAAGAAAGGGGAGACGCCTACAGGAATACTGGCCCATGCTGCCAAGGCGTCAGGGCACTCGTCCGTCCATGATTTGCTGATAAAGGGCTCCGACATGGTGGTTGCTGCACAGACGCTGTCCTCGCTCCCTAAGAAGATCAAGAAG GAACACAAGGAGGGCAACATAAAGAAGGTGCCAGGGACAGGCGATGCTACTGATGGACTGTTGACTGAAGGGGATGAGAATACAAACACTGATCTCAATGCATTTCCTTCAGTTCCTACCAACAAGGAGCTGAAGAAGATCAAGAAG GAACGCAAGAAGGGAAACATAAAGAAGGCCCTAGGGACAGATGATGGTACTGATGGATTGTTGGCTGAAGGGGGTGAGAATGCAAGGACTGATCTCAATGCAGTTCCTTCAGTTCATACCGACAAGGAGCTGAAGAAGATCAAGAAG GAACGCAAGAAGGGCAACATAAAGAGGGCCCTAGGGACAGATGATGGTACTGATGGATTGTTGGCTCAAGGGGATGACAATACAGGGACTGATCTCAATGCACTTCCTCCAGTTCCCATCAGCAAGAAGCTGAAAAAGGGCAACCACATGGTAAATGACATGACTGCTGATGAAAAGTGCCCTGTTGAAATTAAGGGCGAACTTCACATTAGGAATGAGAGCACTGATGTCCCAGAGACCAAAATTGAGCTACCCATAGGTACTCCAGTCACTGACATTGCAGGGGCTGAGCTGGAGGTTGATGATGTTGGGTCTGCACTTCAGTTTCATGAATTCTGCCGCACATTTGCAGAG GTGCTTAAAATAAGAAAGGGACAGCCAGAAAAAATTCTTCAAGTCATCACTGGAGGAGGCCGTATCGGGCGAGAGGTGCCTTCAGTTGTTGCTGACCTTCACATTAGTTTGTTATCTGTCATCCAAGAAGACAGAGAAGAGAA CCCTTCGGACTATTCAAGGAATGGTGATGCTTGGATAATTGATACTGGGAAATATATTAGTGAATCCACAGTTATCTCGAAGGAACTGCCTCTTGATTGTTTAAGTCAAGGGGTATTAGGATATAAAAAATTGAGCCCTTCTTTAAAGCTGCATGTGCTGAATTTTCTGTGTGATGAGGCCCTTTCTACTAC AACATTAAAGAACTGGGTTCTCAAACAGCATGAAAGTGCAACTGAGAGAAAGGTTGCTGCAAGGGAAAAATTCCGTGCTGTCAAAGAAAAG GAAAAGGAGCTTAAAGAAAAACTAACGATTAAGATGGCTAAACCAAGGTTTTTGAGAAATGGAGCAGAAATTAATAGTCTTGTTTCTCAAATTAAGGAGGCATATGAAGACAAGAAGGCAGTAATAGATG AGGAGAAGCTGGGAGGTCTAGTTAGGAAAAAGCCTGTCAGGATAGACGAAGGGGTTGCGTACTGGAAGCTGGATGGTTATTGTGATAAGACAGCAATAATGCGCCAAG AGTTTGACGCAACAGAGAACACTGACAAGTGGTTTATGTTCACCGAGGAAGAAGAAAAAGTAATCAAAGGTCATGTAGCCCCAAG GCCCCAGTTGAAGCGCAAAAACAAAAAACATACCTTGGCTGGGCACAATGCTCTACCGATCTCAAGCTCCATGAAAACTCAGACTCCTGTTTCAGCTGTTTGA